A single window of Hylaeus volcanicus isolate JK05 chromosome 8, UHH_iyHylVolc1.0_haploid, whole genome shotgun sequence DNA harbors:
- the LOC128881089 gene encoding serine/threonine-protein phosphatase 4 regulatory subunit 4-like isoform X3 produces the protein MLQEEDKAPYESVLDLKGDDFQKLSVIHNLPSLLATDTQSCMSRVVPKMQQSLPTASTEFHLAASSTFKTILEQKLVNHNVFSQTFLQSILNSLDSRDPVVCDAWLETLLDAIELLPVEVIRSQILPLTIIKGQLSQPIYSRVTCSRLLGKICTRFDSSMIQKEVLPTVHSLCQDVNSEVRASICLQLRFVAEGLGAESVKPALLPSLVELASDEESNVRCTSVQTIVYLLPHLQEDTIKTTIVPLVKKLCENAMKLDDNVICIIAQEFGKLVLGLEKCLIPTEKTWFLKYFQQLAQMGIVSMKKESKPHLLFITSNPAEDEKYMECRRCCAYNLPAMFLFVSSSADDTDALLITFNALAGDHYYMVRKTVAGGIHEVAKVLGPKNGRIKSDLIKLLKDDSEEVLQGLVPHIGLTLDCLAESQTIGVDRMDSTLTEIGRALLKCEAEISSTHNWRLTALMHSQLEIIAKYFPSDFIYSYFVPMAFFRILHARPIPVRLAAGTLYLFLLRYNMKAVQRIELRCKLYTELANSPDCYVRMMFVRMMVEAMDIFSSAYFKEHFFSVLLNLAEDPVANIRIKVVSLLPQLKSQLWMPTDKKLLTALETTIGHLMNSEKDRDVIAVLASVVRKLNEIKLKYDGQTPANKHTKQDIEDARKLEEEKRLSGLATGKSPPGGAGMKKGTWRRTSDNGGKTMPQTTPKEGSGSPRHSSEGSRASSMPEIPVMLSDDEFLVDAGIRIPAQFSQSMSKIPHLQDSVFTKRRTLFNFERSRSVGMNFDKGKSKGNLSVEYEDCIKRRINGVDQSNNGRTSMDCEDGLRMVKESLGKKVYYVGPLMRSRFGFGVNQERSMDEKMKRNSLILDKDKPKVLQTKCPLERTKRHSASFDKGKPKGKLSVEYEDCIKRRANGPNQSNNGRTSIDYEDGLRLGKEDQQQLDSKDTVYLGSMVRTRFGSINQERSIDEKMKRNSLVLDKDKPKLMHTKCTLDRTKRHSANFSLKPGDSKEMKPNMKCHSLEMVDYAPSERLGRALRRYSTLDVNHNQGLSKIPVRSFVPRSRTAPATRASSPVHIEKLCRMPFWES, from the exons atgttgcaagAGGAAGATAAAGCTCCGTACGAGAGCGTATTGGACCT GAAAGGCGATGATTTTCAAAAACTCAGCGTTATACACAATTTACCAAGCCTCTTAGCTACGGACACGCAATCATGTATGTCCCGTGTGGTACCAAAAATGCAGCAATCGCTGCCTACAGCATCCACAGAGTTTCACCTTGCAGCTTCATCGACATTCAAAACGATATTAGAGCAGAAACTTGTCAACCATAACGTCTTTAGTCAAACATTCCTTCAAAGTATATTAAATTCGCTTGACAGTCGTGATCCAG tTGTTTGTGATGCATGGCTGGAGACCTTACTGGATGCGATAGAGTTACTGCCGGTAGAAGTCATAAGATCGCAG ATTCTTCCATTGACTATAATCAAAGGACAATTGTCGCAACCTATCTACTCCAGGGTAACATGCAGCAGGTTACtaggaaaaatttgtacaagaTTTGATTCTTCTAT GATACAGAAGGAAGTTCTACCAACGGTACATTCCCTCTGTCAGGATGTAAATAGCGAAGTACGAGCTAGTATCTGCTTGCAGCTACGTTTTGTTGCCGAAGGCCTTGGTGCTGAGTCTGTAAAACCTGCTTTGTTACCATCTCTCGTAGAATTAGCAAGCGACGAAGAAAGCAATGTAAGATGCACCTCTGTACAGACAATAGTGTACTTGCTACCTCATCTTCAGGAAG ATACAATAAAAACTACCATAGTGCcacttgttaaaaaattatgcgAAAACGCAATGAAATTGGACGATAATGTGATATGCATCATTGCCCAGGAGTTTGGAAAACTCGTACTTGGATTGGAAa aatgcTTAATACCCACGGAAAAGACGtggtttctaaaatattttcaacaacttGCACAGATGGGTattgtttcgatgaaaaaagaGTCCAAACCTCACCTTTTGTTT ATAACTAGTAATCCAGCCGAAGATGAGAAATATATGGAATGCAGAAGGTGTTGCGCTTATAATTTACCTGCAATGTTTCTCTTTGTATCAAGTTCCGCGGATGATACAGATGCATTACTTATTACGTTTAACGCATTGGCGGGCGATCATTATTATATGGTCAGAAAAACAGTAGCAGGTGGAATTCATGAA GTGGCCAAGGTATTGGGTCCAAAGAATGGTCGCATAAAATCAGacctaataaaattattaaaggaTGACTCTGAAGAAGTTCTACAAGGTTTAGTTCCTCACATAGGATTAACGCTTGATTGTTTAGCCGAAAGTCAAACTATTGGTGTTGATAGAATG GATTCTACCCTTACGGAAATAGGCAGAGCGTTATTGAAATGCGAAGCAGAAATATCATCTACACACAATTGGAGATTAACTGCACTAATGCATTCGCAGCTTGAGATAATagcgaaatattttccaagtgATTTTATATACTCATATTTTGTGCCAATGGCTTTTTTCAGAATATTACATGCT AGGCCGATACCCGTACGCCTTGCTGCGGGAACAttgtatctttttcttttacgttacAATATGAAAGCTGTTCAACGAATAGAACTTCGTTGCAAATTATACACAGAGTTGGCTAACAGTCCTGACTGTTACGTGAGAATGATGTTTGTTCGTATGATGGTAGAGGCCATGGACATTTTCTCTTCCGCGTATTTcaaggaacattttttttccgttttattGAACTTGGCCGAAGATCCCGTAGCTAACATTAGAATTAAAGTGGTTTCCCTATTGCCACAATTGAAAAGTCAGTTATGGATGCCGACAGATAAAAAGTTATTGACGGCGTTAGAGACTACTATAGGACATTTAATGAACAGTGAGAAGGACAGAGACGTGATTGCCGTATTAGCATCCGTTGtacgaaaattgaatgaaataaagCTTAAATACGACGGTCAAACG CCAGCAAATAAACACACGAAGCAAGATATAGAGGATGCTAGGAAGTTAGAAGAAGAGAAGAGGTTATCAGGACTGGCGACTGGAAAATCACCACCTGGAGGAGCTGGAATGAAAAAGG GTACATGGCGACGAACATCTGATAACGGAGGGAAAACAAT gCCGCAGACAACGCCAAAAG AAGGCAGCGGATCTCCTCGTCACTCGAGTGAAGGATCGAGAGCGAG CTCGATGCCGGAAATACCGGTGATGCTGTCGGATGACGAATTTCTCGTGGACGCTGGTATACGGATACCCGCACAATTCTCGCAGAGCATGTCCAAAATACCTCACTTGCAAGACTCTGTATTCACGAAGAGGAGAACCTTGTTCAACTTTGAGCGTTCACGTAGCGTCGGAATGAACTTCGACAAAGGGAAATCCAAGGGGAACTTGTCCGTCGAATACGAAGATTGCATCAAACGGAGAATCAACGGTGTCGATCAGTCGAACAACGGTAGAACGTCGATGGACTGCGAGGACGGTTTGAGAATGGTGAAGGAGAGTCTGGGCAAAAAGGTCTACTACGTCGGACCTCTGATGAGGTCAAGATTCGGATTCGGCGTGAATCAGGAAAGGTCGATGGACGAAAAGATGAAACGGAATTCGTTGATATTGGACAAGGACAAGCCGAAGGTTCTGCAAACAAAATGCCCGTTGGAAAGGACTAAACGGCATTCCGCTAGTTTCGACAAAGGAAAACCCAAGGGGAAGTTGTCCGTCGAATACGAAGACTGTATTAAACGAAGAGCAAACGGACCTAATCAGTCTAACAACGGGAGAACATCGATCGACTACGAAGACGGCTTGAGACTGGGGAAAGAGGATCAACAACAGCTGGATAGTAAGGATACGGTGTATCTTGGGTCTATGGTGAGAACAAGGTTTGGATCCATTAATCAGGAGAGGTCGATAGACGAGAAGATGAAACGAAACTCGTTGGTGTTGGATAAAGATAAGCCAAAGCTTATGCATACCAAGTGTACGCTAGACAGGACTAAACGACACTCTGCGAATTTCAGCTTGAAACCGGGGGATTCGAAGGAGATGAAGCCTAATATGAAATGCCATAGCTTAGAAATGGTCGATTACGCGCCAAGCGAACGCCTCGGCAGGGCTCTTAGACGGTATTCGACGTTGGACGTGAATCATAATCAGGGACTTAGCAAAATACCCGTAAGGAGTTTTGTACCTCGTAGTAGAACCGCTCCAGCCACCAGGGCGTCGAGCCCCGTGCACATAGAGAAGCTGTGTCGTATGCCGTTTTGGGAATCTTAG